A stretch of Pseudomonas sp. LS.1a DNA encodes these proteins:
- the waaF gene encoding lipopolysaccharide heptosyltransferase II — MRILIIGPSWVGDMVMAQTLFQCLKQQHPDCVIDVLAPEWSRPILERMPEVRQALSFPLGHGALELATRRRIGKSLAGQYDQAILLPNSLKSALVPFFAGIPKRTGWRGEMRFGLLNDVRKLDKARYPLMIERFMALAYAPGAELPQPYPRPSLQIEAQSRDAALAKFGLELDRPVLALCPGAEFGEAKRWPAEHYATVADAMIRQGWQVWLFGSKNDHPVGEQIRDRLIPGLREESSNLAGETSLAEAIDLMSCAHAVVSNDSGLMHVAAALNRPLVAVYGSTSPGFTPPLAEHVEVVRTGIECSPCFDRTCRFGHYNCLRLLEPGKVIAALHSLSGPDLIDTVAEVD; from the coding sequence ATGAGAATACTGATCATTGGCCCCAGCTGGGTCGGCGACATGGTGATGGCGCAGACCCTGTTCCAGTGCCTGAAACAGCAGCACCCCGACTGCGTGATCGATGTGCTGGCCCCCGAGTGGAGCCGGCCGATCCTCGAACGCATGCCCGAGGTCCGTCAGGCCCTGAGCTTCCCGCTCGGCCACGGCGCGCTGGAACTGGCCACGCGGCGACGCATCGGCAAATCCCTGGCCGGCCAGTACGACCAGGCCATCCTGCTGCCCAACTCGCTGAAGTCGGCGCTGGTGCCGTTCTTCGCCGGTATCCCCAAGCGTACTGGCTGGCGCGGCGAAATGCGCTTCGGCCTGCTCAACGACGTGCGCAAGCTGGACAAGGCCCGCTACCCGCTGATGATCGAGCGCTTCATGGCCCTGGCCTACGCGCCCGGCGCCGAGCTGCCGCAGCCGTACCCGCGCCCCAGCCTGCAGATCGAAGCGCAAAGCCGTGATGCTGCCCTGGCCAAGTTCGGCCTGGAGCTGGACCGCCCGGTGCTGGCGCTGTGCCCCGGTGCCGAGTTCGGCGAGGCCAAGCGCTGGCCGGCCGAGCACTACGCCACCGTGGCCGATGCGATGATCCGCCAGGGCTGGCAGGTGTGGTTGTTCGGCTCGAAGAACGATCACCCGGTCGGTGAGCAGATCCGTGATCGGCTGATCCCGGGCTTGCGTGAAGAATCGTCCAACCTGGCCGGCGAAACCTCGCTGGCCGAGGCCATCGACCTGATGTCCTGCGCCCATGCCGTGGTGTCCAACGACTCCGGGCTGATGCACGTGGCCGCCGCGCTGAACCGCCCGCTGGTGGCGGTGTACGGCTCGACCTCGCCAGGCTTCACCCCGCCGCTGGCCGAGCACGTGGAGGTGGTGCGCACCGGCATCGAGTGCAGCCCGTGCTTCGACCGCACCTGCCGCTTCGGCCACTACAACTGCCTGCGCCTGCTGGAACCGGGCAAAGTCATTGCCGCCCTGCACAGCCTGAGCGGGCCGGACCTGATCGATACCGTGGCCGAGGTCGACTAA
- the waaC gene encoding lipopolysaccharide heptosyltransferase I — MRVLIIKTSSLGDVIHTLPALTDAAHAIPGIRFDWVVEEGFAEIPGWHPAVDQVIPVAIRRWRKNLWQTIKSGEWKAFKQRVRERKYDLVIDAQGLVKSAWLTRYVKAPVAGLDRYSAREGWASRFYDRRLSVATGQHAVERVRQLFAMALAYDLPEGIGNYGLDLERLQLPPAAPYVVFLHGTTWATKHWPEAYWRELAERMGRRKLEVRLPWGNPAEKARAERIAQGLNNCQVLPKLNLAGVARVLAAAKACVAVDTGLGHLAAALDVPTISLFGPTNPGLTGAYGRTQIHQASDWPCAPCLQKKCTYKPSADDLRRFDLKREWPLCFTRLNPEHVASRLSALLLAEDVR; from the coding sequence GTGCGGGTACTGATCATCAAGACTTCGTCGCTGGGTGATGTGATCCACACCTTGCCGGCGCTTACCGATGCCGCCCACGCTATCCCGGGCATCCGCTTCGACTGGGTGGTGGAAGAAGGCTTCGCGGAAATCCCCGGCTGGCACCCGGCGGTCGACCAGGTGATCCCGGTGGCCATCCGCCGCTGGCGCAAGAACCTCTGGCAAACCATCAAGAGTGGCGAGTGGAAGGCGTTCAAGCAGCGAGTACGCGAGCGCAAGTACGACCTGGTGATCGACGCCCAGGGCCTGGTCAAGTCGGCCTGGCTGACCCGCTACGTGAAGGCGCCGGTAGCTGGCCTGGACCGCTACTCGGCCCGTGAAGGCTGGGCCAGCCGCTTCTATGACCGGCGCTTGTCGGTTGCCACCGGGCAGCATGCGGTGGAGCGGGTGCGCCAGCTGTTCGCCATGGCCCTGGCCTACGACCTGCCGGAAGGCATCGGCAACTACGGCCTCGACCTCGAGCGCCTGCAACTACCGCCAGCCGCCCCCTATGTGGTGTTCCTGCATGGCACCACCTGGGCGACCAAGCACTGGCCCGAAGCCTACTGGCGCGAACTGGCCGAACGCATGGGCCGGCGCAAGCTGGAGGTGCGCCTACCGTGGGGTAACCCGGCCGAAAAGGCTCGGGCCGAGCGCATCGCCCAGGGCTTGAACAATTGCCAGGTACTCCCCAAATTGAACCTTGCCGGCGTCGCTCGCGTGTTGGCGGCGGCAAAAGCCTGCGTGGCGGTCGATACCGGCCTTGGCCACCTGGCGGCGGCACTCGATGTGCCCACCATTTCGCTGTTCGGCCCGACCAACCCGGGCCTGACCGGCGCCTACGGACGGACCCAGATACACCAGGCCAGTGACTGGCCCTGCGCGCCCTGCCTGCAGAAGAAGTGCACCTACAAACCGAGCGCCGACGACCTGCGCCGGTTCGATCTCAAACGCGAGTGGCCGCTGTGCTTCACTCGCCTGAATCCCGAGCATGTGGCGAGCCGCTTGAGCGCGTTGCTGCTGGCTGAGGATGTCCGTTGA
- a CDS encoding glycosyltransferase family 4 protein: MQLAFVLYKYFPFGGLQRDFMRIALECQKRGHQIRVYTLIWEGDIPPGFEVLVAPVKAIFNHRRNEKLSAWMAADLAKRPVDRLIGFNKMPGLDVYYAADGCFEDKAQTLRGGLYRRWGRYRHFAEYERAVFAKDAHTEVLMISEVQQPLFIKHYGTPVERFHLLPPGISQDRRAPANAGEIRAEFRKEFNLGDDDLLLVQIGSGFKTKGVDRSLKALAALPSALRKRTRLMVIGQDDPKVFQLQSATLGLGEQVQFLKGRSDIPRFLLGADLLIHPAYNENTGTVLLEALVAGLPVLVSKVCGYAHYIAEADSGLVLDEPFEQEQLNGYLQRMLEDQQARASWSRNGLAFAETADLYSMPQHAADVILGQESA; encoded by the coding sequence ATGCAACTGGCTTTCGTGCTTTACAAGTATTTCCCCTTCGGCGGGCTGCAGCGCGATTTCATGCGCATTGCCCTGGAATGCCAGAAGCGGGGCCACCAGATTCGCGTGTACACGCTGATCTGGGAGGGTGACATTCCGCCGGGCTTCGAAGTGCTGGTGGCGCCGGTGAAGGCGATTTTCAACCACCGCCGCAACGAGAAGCTCAGCGCCTGGATGGCCGCCGACCTGGCCAAGCGCCCGGTCGACCGCCTGATCGGCTTCAACAAGATGCCCGGGCTGGACGTGTACTACGCCGCCGACGGCTGTTTCGAGGACAAGGCGCAGACCCTGCGTGGCGGCCTGTACCGCCGCTGGGGCCGCTACCGGCACTTTGCCGAGTACGAACGTGCGGTGTTCGCCAAGGACGCCCATACCGAAGTACTGATGATTTCCGAAGTGCAGCAGCCGCTGTTCATCAAGCACTACGGTACCCCTGTGGAACGTTTCCACTTGCTGCCACCGGGCATTTCCCAGGACCGCCGCGCGCCGGCCAACGCCGGCGAAATCCGCGCCGAGTTCCGCAAGGAATTCAACCTGGGCGATGACGACCTGCTGCTGGTGCAGATTGGCTCGGGCTTCAAGACCAAGGGCGTGGACCGCAGCCTCAAGGCCCTGGCCGCACTGCCATCGGCCCTGCGCAAGCGCACCAGGCTGATGGTGATCGGCCAGGATGACCCCAAGGTGTTCCAGCTGCAAAGCGCTACCTTGGGCCTGGGCGAGCAGGTGCAGTTCCTCAAGGGCCGCAGCGACATCCCGCGCTTCCTGCTGGGTGCCGACTTGCTGATTCACCCGGCGTACAACGAGAACACCGGCACGGTGCTGCTCGAAGCGCTGGTGGCTGGCCTGCCGGTGCTGGTCTCCAAGGTGTGTGGCTACGCCCACTACATTGCCGAGGCCGACAGCGGCCTGGTGCTGGACGAGCCGTTCGAGCAGGAACAACTCAATGGCTATCTGCAGCGTATGCTCGAAGACCAGCAGGCCCGCGCCAGCTGGTCGCGCAACGGCCTGGCGTTTGCTGAAACCGCCGATCTGTACAGCATGCCGCAACATGCTGCCGACGTGATCCTGGGGCAGGAGTCTGCATGA
- the rfaP gene encoding lipopolysaccharide core heptose(I) kinase RfaP encodes MKLILAEPFKRLWAGRDAFDAVEALQGEVYRELEGRRTLRTEVAGEGFFVKIHRGIGWGEIFKNLLTAKLPVLGAGQEWQAIQRLHQVGVPTMTAVAYGERGSNPAAQHSFIITEELAPTISLEDFSIDWVRQPPEPRLKRALIAEVAKMTGGMHRAGVNHRDCYICHFLLHTDRPVTAEDFKLSVIDLHRAQTRAKISRRWRDKDLAALYFSALDIGLTQRDKLRFLRGYFQRPLRQILKEEAALLAWLERKAQKLYDRKQRYGDAL; translated from the coding sequence ATGAAGCTGATACTGGCCGAACCGTTCAAGCGCCTGTGGGCCGGGCGTGATGCCTTCGACGCCGTGGAGGCGCTGCAAGGCGAGGTCTATCGCGAGCTGGAAGGGCGTCGCACGCTGCGCACCGAGGTCGCTGGCGAGGGCTTCTTCGTCAAGATCCACCGCGGCATCGGCTGGGGTGAGATCTTCAAGAACCTGCTAACCGCCAAGCTACCGGTGCTCGGCGCCGGCCAGGAATGGCAGGCCATCCAGCGCCTGCACCAGGTTGGCGTGCCGACCATGACTGCCGTCGCCTATGGCGAGCGGGGCAGCAACCCGGCCGCTCAACACTCGTTCATCATCACTGAGGAACTGGCGCCGACCATCAGCCTGGAAGACTTCAGCATCGACTGGGTCAGGCAGCCACCCGAGCCACGCCTGAAGCGTGCGCTGATCGCCGAGGTGGCGAAGATGACCGGCGGCATGCACCGCGCCGGGGTCAACCACCGCGACTGCTACATCTGTCACTTCCTGCTTCACACCGACCGCCCGGTGACGGCGGAAGATTTCAAACTGTCGGTGATCGACCTGCACCGCGCGCAGACCCGGGCGAAAATCAGCCGCCGCTGGCGCGACAAGGACCTGGCCGCGCTGTACTTCTCGGCGCTGGATATTGGCCTGACCCAACGCGACAAGCTGCGCTTCCTGCGCGGCTACTTCCAGCGCCCGCTGCGGCAGATCCTGAAAGAGGAAGCCGCGCTGCTCGCCTGGCTGGAGCGCAAGGCGCAGAAACTCTACGATCGCAAGCAACGCTATGGGGATGCACTCTGA
- a CDS encoding lipopolysaccharide kinase InaA family protein encodes MTDYLASADLALLKRHGLDDFEALWALQLDAVDEPNTGRGGWSSVFRLELEGKGYYLKRQSDYLTRTLHRPFGEPTFAREFRNISRYQKLHIPALQAVFYGERKQGGTHRAILMTRALDEWADLDSLLARWPQLSDAERNGVLQACGQLARTLHSAGQVHGCFYPKHIFLRQRRDGWDAQLIDLEKTRPLLFGMRDRLKDLEPLLRRAPVWSEGDVRTLLASYLAQPADGTLVDTWLQRLTQRRREKEAR; translated from the coding sequence ATGACCGATTACCTGGCCAGCGCGGACCTCGCGCTGCTCAAACGCCATGGCCTGGACGACTTCGAGGCGCTGTGGGCGCTGCAACTGGATGCCGTGGACGAACCGAACACCGGTCGCGGTGGCTGGAGCAGCGTGTTTCGCCTGGAGCTCGAAGGCAAGGGCTACTACCTCAAGCGCCAGAGCGACTACCTGACCCGTACCCTGCACCGGCCGTTCGGCGAGCCGACCTTCGCCCGCGAATTCCGCAACATCAGCCGTTACCAGAAGCTGCACATTCCGGCGTTGCAGGCGGTGTTCTACGGCGAGCGCAAGCAAGGCGGCACGCACCGGGCGATCCTGATGACCCGCGCCCTGGACGAATGGGCCGACCTCGACAGCCTGCTGGCCCGGTGGCCACAACTGAGCGATGCTGAACGCAACGGCGTGCTGCAGGCCTGCGGCCAGCTGGCGCGCACCCTGCACAGTGCCGGCCAGGTGCATGGCTGCTTCTACCCCAAGCACATCTTCCTGCGCCAGCGCCGCGATGGCTGGGACGCGCAACTGATCGACCTGGAAAAGACCCGACCCCTGCTGTTCGGCATGCGTGACCGCCTCAAGGACCTGGAGCCGCTGCTGCGTCGCGCCCCGGTCTGGAGCGAAGGCGATGTGCGTACATTGCTGGCCAGCTACCTGGCGCAGCCGGCCGATGGCACGCTGGTCGATACCTGGCTGCAACGCCTGACGCAACGCCGTCGTGAAAAAGAGGCCCGCTGA
- a CDS encoding lipopolysaccharide kinase InaA family protein, whose translation MRLSELKEAGRNPSLPLSITLADAAGTADLQLLSLLRVLPGQRYVGAGVWRGTPVLAKLLVGGNAARHFQRELQGVKLLAEQGLTTPKLLADGLKEGEGGWLLFELLDGAESLADAWAAVENLPVLADEQHLVLGEALTAVAHMHAQGLWQEDLHLDNLLRHGGKLYLIDGAGIKAETPGQQLSRPRVLENLGVFFAQLPKRLEPFIEELLVHYLLANAEHALPLEALQKQVDKVRSWRQRDYLEKAGRECSLFSVERSLSGLRAIRRNEVEAMLPVLEQADALIDQGHLYKTGGAASVARIEVGGRTLVLKRYNIKNTAHWFKRFWRPSRAWHSWIEGHRLEFLDIATPRPLAVLEQRVMGLRSRAYLVTEYVDGPDLAECFAPYVDNGDAPEEQVDALVHVMQQLIRERISHGDFKGHNLFWHNGQWSLIDLDAMCQHATQLSFAPAYARDRARLLRNWPSGSALHQRLDRLLPKLAE comes from the coding sequence ATGCGTTTGTCTGAATTGAAAGAGGCCGGGCGCAACCCCTCGTTGCCCCTGAGCATCACCCTGGCCGATGCCGCCGGCACGGCTGACCTGCAATTGCTCAGCCTGCTGCGCGTGCTGCCGGGCCAGCGCTATGTGGGCGCCGGCGTGTGGCGCGGGACCCCAGTGCTGGCCAAGCTGCTGGTCGGTGGTAACGCTGCCCGGCATTTCCAGCGCGAACTGCAAGGCGTGAAGCTGCTGGCCGAGCAGGGCCTGACCACGCCGAAGCTGTTGGCCGACGGCCTCAAGGAAGGCGAAGGCGGCTGGCTGTTGTTCGAGCTCCTCGACGGTGCCGAAAGCCTGGCCGATGCCTGGGCGGCAGTGGAAAACCTGCCGGTGCTTGCCGACGAGCAGCACCTGGTGCTGGGCGAAGCGCTCACTGCGGTGGCGCACATGCATGCCCAGGGCCTGTGGCAGGAAGACCTGCACCTGGACAACCTGCTGCGCCACGGCGGCAAGCTGTACCTGATCGACGGCGCCGGGATCAAGGCCGAAACACCTGGCCAGCAGCTGTCGCGCCCGCGTGTGCTGGAAAACCTTGGGGTGTTCTTCGCCCAGCTACCCAAGCGCCTGGAGCCGTTCATCGAAGAACTGCTGGTGCACTACCTGCTGGCCAACGCCGAGCATGCGTTGCCGCTGGAAGCCTTGCAGAAGCAGGTGGACAAGGTGCGCAGCTGGCGCCAGAGGGACTACCTGGAAAAGGCTGGCCGTGAATGCAGCCTGTTCAGTGTCGAGCGCAGCCTTTCCGGCCTGCGGGCGATCCGCCGCAACGAGGTCGAAGCCATGCTGCCGGTGCTGGAGCAGGCCGACGCATTGATCGACCAGGGCCACCTGTACAAGACCGGTGGTGCGGCCAGTGTGGCGCGCATCGAGGTTGGCGGGCGCACGCTGGTGCTCAAGCGTTACAACATCAAGAACACCGCACATTGGTTCAAACGCTTCTGGCGCCCGAGCCGTGCCTGGCATTCATGGATCGAAGGCCACCGCCTGGAATTCCTCGACATCGCCACGCCGCGTCCGCTGGCAGTGCTGGAGCAGCGGGTGATGGGTTTGCGCAGCCGTGCCTACCTGGTCACCGAGTATGTCGATGGCCCGGACCTGGCCGAGTGCTTCGCACCCTACGTGGACAACGGTGATGCGCCCGAGGAGCAGGTGGATGCCTTGGTGCATGTGATGCAGCAACTTATTCGCGAGCGCATCAGCCACGGCGACTTCAAGGGCCACAACCTGTTCTGGCACAACGGCCAGTGGTCACTGATCGACCTCGATGCCATGTGCCAGCACGCCACCCAGCTCAGCTTCGCCCCGGCCTACGCCCGTGACCGGGCGCGGCTGCTGCGCAACTGGCCGAGTGGCAGTGCCTTGCATCAGCGGCTGGACCGGTTGCTGCCCAAGCTGGCCGAGTAG